CGCGCCGCCACCGGCGCCCGCATCCTGCGCCTCACCGTCGCCGCGATGATCGAGGCCGAACCCTCCGCCGAGCTGCTGCACCGGCAGATCGCGCGCGCCTGGGCGCCGCAGCACAACCATGCCGAAGACCTGATCCGCCGGGCGCTGGTGCTGCTGGCCGATCACGAGCTCAATGCGTCGACCTTCACGGTGCGCTGCGCCGCCTCGACCGGCATCAGCCTCTACGATTCCATCATCGCCGGCCTCGTCGCCCTGAAAGGTCCGCGCCATGGCGGTGTCGGGCCGCAGGCCTCCAAGCTGCTCGACATGCTGGTCGAGGGCGATGTCGCCGCCATCGTGCGCGAGCGCGTCGCGCTGGGCGAGCGGTTCCCCGGCTTCGGCCACATGATCTACCGCGAGCAGGATCCGCGCGCGACCTCGCTGTTCGGCGCCCTGGTCAAGACCGGCATCGACAAGCGCTTCGCGGTCGAGATCCCGCAGGCCGTGAAGGACGCGACCGGCGCCTTCGCCAATTGCGATTACGCCCTGGCGGTGATGCGCCGCGTGCTCGGCATGCCGGCGGGCAGCGAGACCACGCTCTTCGCGATGGCGCGCGTCGCGGGCTGGATCGCACATGCCAGCGAGCAGCTCGAAAGCAGGAAGCTGATCCGGCCCAGAGCCCGCTACACGGGGCCGGCGCCGACGCCGTTGCGGAAGCGTTGATCTGGTGCCGCAACCAACTCCGCTGTCATCCCCGGCTGAGCGCGAGCGTAGCGAGCGCGAAGGGAAGGGGACCCAGGCGTTGATGACCGGACGGTATTGACTA
The nucleotide sequence above comes from Rhizomicrobium sp.. Encoded proteins:
- a CDS encoding citrate synthase family protein, whose product is MNNSDDTLYLSARDAATELAVSPATLYAYVSRGLIRSEPGDTPRSRRYRAEDVRGLKNRRAPLVETQGLRSADLPVMDSAVSTITEEGPIYRGVRAVTLAESATFEQCASLLWDSKSSDPFAKSNLPVISPAMRAILAATRGAAPIDRAVAVLSQAAEADPRAYNAVAEGRAATGARILRLTVAAMIEAEPSAELLHRQIARAWAPQHNHAEDLIRRALVLLADHELNASTFTVRCAASTGISLYDSIIAGLVALKGPRHGGVGPQASKLLDMLVEGDVAAIVRERVALGERFPGFGHMIYREQDPRATSLFGALVKTGIDKRFAVEIPQAVKDATGAFANCDYALAVMRRVLGMPAGSETTLFAMARVAGWIAHASEQLESRKLIRPRARYTGPAPTPLRKR